The window CAGTGTATGGCTGCTAGCTACAATGTCCTTATCAACCCTAAAGGACAAGAAGAAATTTTGGCTATGAAATTGCTTATAAATGTTAGAATTGAAATCTCAATTTCTTAACCGGCCTCAACCCATTTAACTTGTGCTTCTCAACCCACAAAGCTAACAACAACCATGGATGATTCTCTTCTTCAATTCCCTCTCCCAACAGTAGTAgttatcttcttttccttcctagTACTTCTTTACTACTTGCTTCCATGGAGGTCAAGgaatactactactactaccaataaaaggaaaagggttGCACCACCAGAAGCTGCCGGGGCATGGCCAATAATTGGTCACCTCCATCTCTTAGGTGGTAATTCCATTCCTCACATTACTTTGGGAGCATTGGCTGACAAATATGGGCCAGCCTTCACCATTCGGCTTGGTATGCAACCTGCTTTGGTGGTAAGTAGTTGGGAGGTAGCAAAAGAATGTTTTAGTACAAACGACAGAGCTCTTGCCACCCGATCAAAGGCAATTGCTACAAAGCTCATGGGCTATAACTATGCTCTATTTGCTTTCGCTCGTTATGGAACTTATTGGCGTGAGATACGCAAGATAGTCATGCTTGAGCTTCTCTCCAATCGCCGGCTTGAGATGGTGAAGCATGTCAGAGCCTCGGAGATCGAAGCCTTCATAAAAGAGATATACAAGAATTGGGCTGCTGCAGAGAAGCAAGGCCAAGTGTTGGTTGATATGAAGAAATTGTTTGCAGATTTGACACTAAATATTATTGTTCGAATGGTGGCTGGGAAACGATACTTCGGAAAGGCCGATGCAGACGAGGCGGTGAGGTGGCAAGAAGGAGTTAGAAATTTTTTTCACTACATGGGATTATTTGTGGTGTCAGATACATTTCCCATTCTTGAGGGTTTGGACTTGCAGGGATATGAGAAAGCCATGAAGAAAACAGCCAAAAACTTGGATTCTATAGTTGATGGATGGTTGAAGGAGCATAAGAAGAAGCGATCGTCTGATGAGTATGCCAAGACCAACAAGGGTGATCAAGACTTCATGGACGTTATGATATCTATCATGGAGGATTCAAAGTTCTCATCAACAGATTATGATGCTGAAACGGTCATCAAAGCTACTTGCCTTGTGAGTACATACATATGaagataaaattttcatttattttctctctcttaatatatatatatatatatatatataatatatatatagagagagagagagagagagagagagagagagagagagagagagattgatttaCCCTTTAAACTTTGACCCGATCAACTATGAATTTTTATCGAATGCGGTTCCCttgtgcctctcacaagaggagggtggatcccacccaggcagagtgttcggtcagaTGCCTcgggtggatcccaccccctcttgtgagaggcactaggaaatCGCACCGGTCaaggaaccgtagacgataacggtTGGGTTGGCTATCCATCCTCTCTCAAGCCTCCCCTCTCTGGCTTCCCTCTTTCACTCATCTCTATAACCCTCGGTATTCCAGGTGACGGCTGGCGACGGTATCCTTTCTCACACCTCCCTATCTCACTGTCGGCTCACCCTCAcctcccctctcctctctcaccAAATCTTCCCAAATCGATTCACAACAACTtctcttatatatatacatattatagGGTGCTTCTAggcatcactatgcctagtgaagtataacacttcaTTATTTGGCACTTGACTTTACATGGGTTACTCCATGTGGTAAGGACCCCCATTTTATGATATGCAATATTAgatcggatcggtcaaaatcAGCCTGATCGGATTGGTATTGGCCTAAATTGATCTGATTATTGATCGATCTTGCCCAGTAGTGAATCACTTTGCCATCGGATCGTCCAATCCAATCCGATTGAATAAGtcttaacttttttttatcaaattttttttttgggggagggggggtttgACCATAGTCTGAAAACCGGGTTTTGACTGGGGCGAGCCACCAGAGtcgaataaaaaaattgaaaaacttgGTGAAGAATCGTGTAGACTAGATCAATGTAAAAAATGACTAGATTGTGTCATAAACCGTCTGAGTCAAATACGACTCAGTATTTTACCCCGAGTAATGACAAACTCACCAAATTTagtcttttttttaaaaaaaaaaaaaacaataaaaccggttcacttagaaactgagttaagtaaaatagtaaattcttATTCTAAAACAGTTAGAAACCCTCAAGTCTgtgactcccttctcttgttcattgGTATAtattcaaaatgcattgatatgtgattccttgattttttttttttttcctggttttcaaatattttctatatatatatatatattatactaATTTAGACTtatttattacattaaaaaaaattttaaaaaatgtgactcgccttgaccgggtttgacaaggccgagtcaccaggtttttctgaGAGACGAGTCAAGTCAAAAAACCTAGTTTTGTAACTATGGTTTTGACTATATTTTgaattttccccctttttttaaaaaaaaattatatttttttattgataccAAAAATGATCAAAACCTGAGTTTTTGTCACTTATGACCGATCCCGAGAACGATCACGGGATTACGAACCAGCCCCCCACATACATTTCAATGGCCATATTTTAGTCCAGAATAAGCAAGGAAAGTCGCTCAAACTCTTATTCAAAGTTtcaataaaattaccaaaatgccaacAAATGGGAATGAATATAAAATGACATCtgttgtaattttagctacattctctactcattttaagctgaaatcctaccaatgagatgtttgcatgatcctctatcacatggctTAGCCCATGTACTGCCATGTGACAAATAGTAAACCGTTATGCTTTACTAGGCGCAGtgatgagaaaaaaaatattttattgaatgTAAACTGGTTTTTGCAGAATATGATTCTAGGTGGCAATGACACTACTGTGGTTACTTTCACTTGGGTCCTCTCATTACTCCTCAACAATCCTCACGTTTTAAAAAGAGCCCAAGATGAGTTGGACATGCACGTTGGCAAGGATAGACAAGTGGACGAATCAGATATAGTTAAGTTGGGATATCTCCAAGCAATAGTCAAGGAAACATTACGACTCTACCCTGCAGGTCCACTATCTGCTCCACATGAAGCCATAGAAGAGTGTACCATTTCTGGTTTTCACATTCCAGTAGGAACCCGTATAATTCCAAATCTCTATAAGATTCAAAGGGATCCAAGAATATGGTTGGAACCATTTGAATTTCGACCAGAGAGGTTTCTCACGAGCCATGCCGATGTCGATCTTCGAGGTAAGCACTTCGAGTTCATCCCTTTTGGCTCCGGCAGGAGAATGTGTCCTGGGATTTCATTTGCTCTTCAAGTCCTGCATTTGGGTCTGGCTCGTTTGCTTCATGGGTTCGAGTTTGCAACTCCTTTGAACGCACCAGTGGATATGACAGAGAGCCCAGGGCTGACCAACCTCAAGGCAACACCACTTCAAGTCCTTCTCAGCCCACGTCTTCCTCCTAAAGTTTATGGATAAAATCTTGCTATAGTTTCATCGAGAAACTTTGTTGTTATGTTAGGATTTTCCTTATTGATATATCTATTAGAAATTTGTATGTGGGTTTAATTAATTACTGGGTTAGTCAGATTGTGGGAGTCTCTCCATGAACTAGTTTGACTCGTAAAACACTGAGAAAGGCCAACCCAATTCAGTGTGGAATTGAGATAAGCCCATAATAACTAAAACCCACACACAAAAACTTAATCCCACTTGGGACTTAAACAGTAAAGACCCATGTGGCTCAACTAAAAAAGAACAGCCCTTGACTTATAGATTGTCAACGCACATGCAATAGTGCCGCGCAAGCAAACCCTGAATAGGAAAGATATCATGATTTTCTCTTGTAAGGCAACCATATCACATGCAATATTAGAtttcatcacatgtgatattggtTCAACCATCCAAACctaattttcctatttttttgtgATTCTCTAAGATCACATACTTGTAATGTATATAACTCCACTTGTGG is drawn from Telopea speciosissima isolate NSW1024214 ecotype Mountain lineage chromosome 1, Tspe_v1, whole genome shotgun sequence and contains these coding sequences:
- the LOC122648503 gene encoding xanthotoxin 5-hydroxylase CYP82C4-like: MKKLFADLTLNIIVRMVAGKRYFGKADADEAVRWQEGVRNFFHYMGLFVVSDTFPILEGLDLQGYEKAMKKTAKNLDSIVDGWLKEHKKKRSSDEYAKTNKGDQDFMDVMISIMEDSKFSSTDYDAETVIKATCLNMILGGNDTTVVTFTWVLSLLLNNPHVLKRAQDELDMHVGKDRQVDESDIVKLGYLQAIVKETLRLYPAGPLSAPHEAIEECTISGFHIPVGTRIIPNLYKIQRDPRIWLEPFEFRPERFLTSHADVDLRGKHFEFIPFGSGRRMCPGISFALQVLHLGLARLLHGFEFATPLNAPVDMTESPGLTNLKATPLQVLLSPRLPPKVYG